One region of Rhineura floridana isolate rRhiFlo1 chromosome 20, rRhiFlo1.hap2, whole genome shotgun sequence genomic DNA includes:
- the LOC133373968 gene encoding uncharacterized protein LOC133373968, which yields MTSAPLSPSTAISSAHACLNTEARKFEFPVGAMELAEVRDVSLLFMLVEQEREVKEDELLPIIWKKSRKEPHGRNKRIPRGPPHKRPPYFKELYGLWKEGGRPSWEDRRPAARPTNDPLSSEEDNVVEEEPEAGSSQAEPPRPMEDEPVRVAHVATQTTMLPQSTQTTSLEDLMARMEIMDGKVNTQGRQFEEHRKSTQDTIRKMETLWIPGLHHRLRAVEAGQGAAKLSGQASDQR from the exons ATGACgtctgctcctctctccccttccactgctatcagttctgcgCATGCGTGCTTGAACACggaagcgcgaaagtttgaatttcctgtgggtgCAATGGAGTTAGCGGAGGTGAGGGATGTTTCCCTTCTGTTCATGCTGGTGGAGCAAGAAAGGGAGGTGAAGGAGGATGAGTTGCTTCCGATTATATGGAAGAAAAGCCGCAAGGAACCGCATGGCCGCAACAAAC GCATCCCAAGGGGTCCCCCCCATAAGCGGCCACCGTATTTTAAGGAGCTATACGGCTTGTGGAAGGAGGGGGGGCGTCCCTCATGGGAGGATCGCCGGCCTGCTG CGCGTCCAACAAATGACCCCCTTTCCTCAGAAGAGGACAATGTGGTGGAGGAAGAGCCAGAAG CCGGGTCCTCCCAGGCAGAACCACCCAGACCCATGGAAGACGAACCAGTCCGTGTCGCGCACGTCGCCACGCAGACCACTATGCTGCCCCAGTCTACCCAGACAACCAGTCTGGAGGATTTAATGGCCAGGATGGAAATCATGGACGGCAAAGTCAACACCCAAG GTCGGCAGTTTGAGGAGCACAGGAAGTCCACACAGGACACCATCCGAAAGATGGAGACCTTGTGGATTCCTGGTCTGCACCACCGATTGCGTGCTGTGGAGGCAGGACAGGGTGCCGCAAAGTTGTCAGGCCAGGCTTCGGACCAGCGCTAG